Proteins from a genomic interval of Acinonyx jubatus isolate Ajub_Pintada_27869175 chromosome B4, VMU_Ajub_asm_v1.0, whole genome shotgun sequence:
- the CLEC1A gene encoding C-type lectin domain family 1 member A isoform X1, protein MQAKYSSTRDMLDDDGDTVVSVHSRASSPSQQPEAGRKGHRPPSSVWRPVALTLLTLCLVLLLGLLALGLVFFQFYQLSNTQQDSISNKEERLANLSRQLQSLQTKNRKLAEILQRVAEKLCRELYNKTGEHRCSPCPEKWKWHGDKCYRFCSDSKSWQGCEYFCIAENATMLKISTQEVLEFAMPQSYSEFFYSYWTGLSRNGSRQAWLWTDGTPYSSELFEIIIDFTSLRSRDCVTILNGKAFSKDCKELRRCACERRAAAVKLESLH, encoded by the exons ATGCAGGCCAAGTACAGCAGCACAAGGGACATGCTGGATGACGATGGGGACACCGTCGTGAGTGTGCATTCTCGAGCCTCGTCTCCAAGCCAGCAGCCAGAGGCTGGACGCAAAG GGCACCGGCCTCCCTCTTCAGTTTGGCGACCAGTGGCCCTGACCTTGCTGACTCTGTGTTTGGTGCTGCTGCTTGGCCTGTTGGCCCTGGGGCTTGTGT TTTTCCAGTTCTACCAGCTTTCCAACACTCAGCAAGACAGCATTTCTAACAAGGAAGAAAGATTGGCGAATCTCTCCCGACAGCTGCAGTCTCTCCAGACAAAGAACAGGAAGCTTGCAGAAATTCTGCAGCGCGTGGCTGAAAAACTGTGTCGTGAGCTGTATAACAAAACTGGAG AACACAGATGCAGCCCTTGtccagaaaaatggaaatggcATGGGGACAAATGCTACCGATTCTGTAGCGACAGCAAGAGTTGGCAAGGCTGTGAATATTTCTGCATTGCAGAGAACGCCACCATGCTGAAGATAAGCACGCAGGAAGTGCTG GAGTTTGCCATGCCTCAGAGCTACTCTGAGTTTTTCTACTCTTATTGGACAGGGCTATCCCGCAATGGCAGCAGACAGGCGTGGCTATGGACCGATGGAACCCCGTATTCCTCTGAACT gtTTGAGATTATAATAGATTTCACCAGCCTAAGAAGCAGGGACTGTGTGACCATCCTCAATGGGAAGGCTTTCTCAAAGGACTGCAAAGAGTTGAGGCGGTGTGCGTGTGAAAGAAGGGCTGCAGCAGTGAAGCTTGAGAGCCTCCATTAG
- the CLEC1A gene encoding C-type lectin domain family 1 member A isoform X2, translating to MFPEQLKKVIQDIFYQLSNTQQDSISNKEERLANLSRQLQSLQTKNRKLAEILQRVAEKLCRELYNKTGEHRCSPCPEKWKWHGDKCYRFCSDSKSWQGCEYFCIAENATMLKISTQEVLEFAMPQSYSEFFYSYWTGLSRNGSRQAWLWTDGTPYSSELFEIIIDFTSLRSRDCVTILNGKAFSKDCKELRRCACERRAAAVKLESLH from the exons ATGTTTCCTGAGCAGTTGAAGAAGGTGATTCAAGACAtc TTCTACCAGCTTTCCAACACTCAGCAAGACAGCATTTCTAACAAGGAAGAAAGATTGGCGAATCTCTCCCGACAGCTGCAGTCTCTCCAGACAAAGAACAGGAAGCTTGCAGAAATTCTGCAGCGCGTGGCTGAAAAACTGTGTCGTGAGCTGTATAACAAAACTGGAG AACACAGATGCAGCCCTTGtccagaaaaatggaaatggcATGGGGACAAATGCTACCGATTCTGTAGCGACAGCAAGAGTTGGCAAGGCTGTGAATATTTCTGCATTGCAGAGAACGCCACCATGCTGAAGATAAGCACGCAGGAAGTGCTG GAGTTTGCCATGCCTCAGAGCTACTCTGAGTTTTTCTACTCTTATTGGACAGGGCTATCCCGCAATGGCAGCAGACAGGCGTGGCTATGGACCGATGGAACCCCGTATTCCTCTGAACT gtTTGAGATTATAATAGATTTCACCAGCCTAAGAAGCAGGGACTGTGTGACCATCCTCAATGGGAAGGCTTTCTCAAAGGACTGCAAAGAGTTGAGGCGGTGTGCGTGTGAAAGAAGGGCTGCAGCAGTGAAGCTTGAGAGCCTCCATTAG